Proteins encoded together in one Corynebacterium liangguodongii window:
- a CDS encoding methionine synthase, protein MTAFGLGEMPGTDLAKAAEIVLGESPTPHLPQLPERGLGSDLIGRTAALLDIPIDRGPRGWRVATRHRGARDQMARDLDRLEELWAGKVEEIKVQLVGPWTLAARIEMANGHRIITDPGALRDVTDALMDAVRAHREDVEKRCAARTILQLDEPALPEIMAGELKGATDYEEIRAVPEPEERLSLFDAHLLHTEALVNAPWLTVDIAALDGAGKDRVAALIEAGTRLAIAPQQPKQVWAFLDELQIDPAVVGLDVWARPAATLREAAENYREARGMWEGLG, encoded by the coding sequence GTGACTGCATTCGGCCTCGGAGAGATGCCCGGCACCGATCTGGCCAAGGCCGCCGAGATCGTGCTGGGGGAGAGCCCCACCCCGCACCTGCCGCAGCTGCCCGAGCGGGGATTAGGCTCGGACCTCATCGGGCGCACCGCTGCGCTGCTGGACATCCCCATCGACCGCGGCCCGCGCGGGTGGCGAGTGGCCACGCGGCACCGCGGCGCCAGGGATCAGATGGCGCGCGACTTAGACCGCCTCGAGGAGCTCTGGGCGGGGAAGGTTGAGGAGATAAAGGTCCAGCTCGTCGGCCCGTGGACGCTGGCGGCGCGGATCGAGATGGCAAACGGCCACCGCATCATCACCGACCCGGGCGCGCTGCGCGATGTCACCGATGCGTTGATGGATGCGGTCCGGGCGCACAGAGAAGACGTCGAGAAGCGATGCGCCGCGCGCACGATCTTGCAGCTCGACGAGCCTGCGCTGCCCGAGATCATGGCTGGCGAGCTCAAGGGCGCGACGGACTACGAGGAGATCCGCGCCGTACCCGAGCCCGAGGAGCGGCTTTCGCTTTTCGACGCCCACCTGCTCCACACCGAAGCACTAGTAAACGCGCCGTGGCTCACCGTGGACATCGCCGCGCTCGACGGGGCGGGCAAGGACAGGGTGGCGGCGCTCATAGAGGCAGGCACCCGGCTGGCGATCGCGCCGCAGCAGCCGAAGCAGGTGTGGGCCTTCCTCGACGAGCTGCAGATCGACCCGGCCGTCGTGGGGCTCGACGTGTGGGCGCGCCCGGCGGCGACGCTGAGAGAGGCGGCGGAGAACTACCGGGAGGCGCGCGGCATGTGGGAGGGGCTGGGCTAG
- a CDS encoding 3'-5' exonuclease has product MPTFDASRMLSFDLETTSADPAVARIVTSATVLIDGSSVTPSETLADPGVEIPAEAAAVHGITTEKARSEGLPHDEVLAETVSTIKRGWEDGLTLIVFNASFDLTVLRHLTGDFTVTGPVYDPFVIDKVKDRYRKGKRTLGALCEFYGVKLGNAHEATSDAMAAARIAWKQVRMWPELAQMDVGELMEYQAVEYYKMQSELKTYFESRGRDASNVNLGWPMAG; this is encoded by the coding sequence ATGCCAACGTTTGACGCCTCACGCATGCTCTCCTTCGACCTGGAGACCACCTCGGCCGACCCCGCCGTGGCACGCATCGTCACCTCCGCAACAGTGCTTATCGACGGCTCCTCCGTCACCCCCTCGGAAACACTGGCCGACCCCGGCGTCGAGATCCCGGCCGAGGCCGCCGCCGTGCACGGGATCACCACCGAGAAGGCCCGCTCGGAGGGACTCCCCCACGACGAGGTGCTTGCAGAGACCGTCTCCACCATCAAGCGCGGCTGGGAGGACGGGCTGACCCTCATTGTGTTCAACGCCTCTTTCGATCTCACCGTGCTGCGGCACCTGACCGGGGATTTCACCGTCACCGGCCCCGTCTACGACCCCTTCGTCATCGACAAGGTAAAGGACCGCTACCGCAAGGGCAAGCGCACCTTGGGAGCCCTGTGCGAGTTCTACGGCGTCAAGCTTGGCAACGCCCACGAGGCCACCTCCGATGCCATGGCCGCCGCCCGCATCGCGTGGAAGCAGGTGCGCATGTGGCCGGAGCTGGCCCAGATGGACGTCGGCGAACTCATGGAGTACCAGGCCGTGGAGTACTACAAGATGCAGTCCGAGCTCAAGACCTACTTCGAGTCCCGCGGCCGCGACGCCTCCAACGTGAACCTGGGCTGGCCGATGGCGGGCTAA